A window of the Schlesneria paludicola DSM 18645 genome harbors these coding sequences:
- a CDS encoding carboxypeptidase-like regulatory domain-containing protein, with translation MPVLKLVRGAAVVLAAVGIVMPMPSAQAADSRPISSRAASASVADVKLASDAALKGRIVNHTGSVVKHAQVVVRQGNKEVASGVANEAGVFSIKGLKPGSYQISSGTTEGTFRVWREQAAPPSAHKNALLVLGENGVRGQFGGYDAIEPDMGGLPGFDPTIALLSAGVIAGVVVSSISLAEINSTKSKVNDIQGQLNQIQALISP, from the coding sequence ATGCCTGTTCTGAAGCTGGTTCGCGGCGCTGCGGTTGTGCTTGCCGCTGTAGGAATCGTGATGCCGATGCCATCGGCCCAAGCAGCAGATTCCCGTCCAATTAGCAGCCGAGCCGCGTCAGCGTCGGTCGCCGACGTGAAACTTGCCAGCGACGCCGCCCTGAAGGGACGGATTGTTAACCACACGGGTTCCGTCGTAAAGCATGCTCAGGTGGTGGTCCGCCAAGGCAACAAAGAAGTGGCTTCAGGCGTCGCCAACGAGGCTGGTGTGTTCTCGATCAAGGGACTGAAACCCGGATCGTATCAGATCAGTTCAGGAACGACCGAAGGAACATTCCGCGTCTGGCGCGAACAAGCCGCTCCACCGTCCGCTCACAAGAACGCCTTGCTGGTTCTTGGCGAGAACGGCGTTCGTGGTCAGTTTGGTGGCTATGACGCGATCGAACCGGACATGGGTGGACTACCCGGCTTTGATCCCACGATTGCTCTACTGAGTGCCGGTGTAATTGCCGGTGTTGTCGTCAGCAGTATCTCGCTGGCGGAAATCAACAGCACGAAGAGCAAGGTCAACGACATACAAGGACAGCTCAATCAGATTCAGGCGTTGATTTCGCCCTGA
- the folP gene encoding dihydropteroate synthase, which yields MPLANRELHWTFGNYEYRPGNRPLMMGIVNITPDSFSDGGQFFDPEQAVAQGLRLVDEGADILDIGGESTRPGAVPVPLDEELRRVIPVIRRLAAQTQVPISIDTYKPEVAQQALDSGARIVNDISGLRADTDMANVCAKSPCGVICMHMQGTPQTMQQNPTYTNVVDELMTFFEERLETLERVGIPRERVVLDPGIGFGKTAQHNLEILSSIERLHELNRPILIGHSRKRFLQKILGEKLDERAYGTVGVSIALAQQHVDILRVHDIAGNRDAITAWGAIATTP from the coding sequence ATGCCTCTCGCGAATCGCGAACTCCACTGGACCTTTGGCAATTATGAATACCGGCCGGGAAATCGCCCATTGATGATGGGGATCGTGAATATCACCCCCGACAGTTTCTCTGACGGGGGACAATTTTTCGATCCGGAGCAAGCCGTTGCGCAGGGGTTGCGGCTCGTTGACGAAGGTGCGGACATTCTCGATATCGGTGGTGAATCGACTCGTCCTGGTGCCGTCCCAGTTCCGCTCGACGAGGAGCTCCGCCGTGTGATTCCAGTCATCCGACGACTGGCAGCGCAGACACAGGTACCAATTTCAATTGACACCTACAAACCAGAAGTGGCGCAGCAAGCTCTCGACAGTGGTGCACGAATCGTAAATGACATATCGGGGCTTCGTGCAGACACTGATATGGCCAACGTTTGTGCAAAATCTCCCTGCGGGGTGATCTGCATGCACATGCAAGGAACGCCTCAAACGATGCAGCAGAATCCGACGTACACCAATGTGGTCGATGAATTGATGACCTTTTTTGAAGAACGGCTTGAGACCCTGGAACGCGTGGGCATCCCGCGTGAAAGAGTGGTGCTCGACCCCGGAATCGGCTTCGGCAAGACCGCTCAGCACAATCTCGAGATTCTCTCGAGCATCGAGCGACTGCACGAACTCAACCGGCCCATTCTCATTGGCCACTCACGCAAACGATTTCTGCAAAAGATCCTGGGAGAGAAGCTGGACGAGCGAGCGTATGGGACCGTTGGTGTTTCCATCGCGCTCGCACAGCAGCATGTCGACATCCTGCGCGTCCATGACATCGCCGGAAATCGAGACGCCATCACGGCGTGGGGCGCCATCGCCACCACGCCGTAA
- a CDS encoding beta strand repeat-containing protein, with amino-acid sequence MTELQIEDIIQMGILGLFREWQKSGLTSVRPRSRKSVIRTEVLEFRRMLSPMLTGTTLQVDGTGAADVISVLQDSNGVKVTINNVETSYGSSTQIDAINISSLGGDDQITIASIFSTTQVSVDGGTGNNTLISDVQANTWSITGPNSGTLTRDNVANVSFSNIQNLTGGSFDDNFNFYASGYVEGIIDGGNGINTLDYSNLNSGATVNLANSTATNIGGGFVNISITDFHGSQDFTDTLIGLNSSNTWNIDGVNSGNINNQFYFTGVENLVGGSGDDSFVFSDGGVVQGNITGGLGANTLDYSNRTDAIQINRLLNSSTAIGGSFDQINQVIGGSNSSNTFIGDDYSNTWNLNDPSGNAGTVVSTLTTIQFQGFQNLYGGASTDIFKFSDGAFVSGVISGGAGTNTIDYSARTDTVDVNLQTQTATGVGASFTGFQTFIGNLGASSSITGANVANTWDITKGNEGTVGAVGFKGFMNVRGGTGNDTYVIGATGFLSGTVTDTTGTNTLNYSLREMGIVANLQTKKITAVGGGFTGINVIVGSVLGTDQLTGADLDNVWTISGSDAGNVTNSAGTVSFIGIENLVGGTQADVFKLGNASAVTGVVKGGGGTNTLDYGTRTTGVVIDRQASSATAIGGGFVAIQQVIGSSSAADYLFGSNINNLWTINGPNAGNINGSFFYSGIENLVGGTLDDKFTIMAPGVGVPGAFQSGTIDGQGGNNTLDYSQRGVGVLVNLQTSLATAVGGGIASIQNLVGSSTPDDLLIGKNTASTWNITSGDSGKVNGLNFTGFETLTGGTSTDNFVFGAVGFVRGSVNGGAGVNTLDYSNRTSGVVTNLQTNSSTAIGKAFSGVSVLIGATAASKDNVLTGNDYNNNWNITGANTGTVTNPYTTTTFTNYGTLNGGALNDNFKFQNAGSIQGSLTGRSGVNVIDYSARTDQVSLNLQANTASAVGGVASSIQGLVGTASFNTTLVGSNMTNTWSVTGKNTGTLNSNFSFTNVGNLVGGTGVDIFSLASAGSITGQVKGGPSLNGDWIDYSSRATAVNANLTTGVVDGINTIVNIQNVHGGSGANTLVGGSAGSVLVGGDAADTLTAGIGRSLLIGGRGSDVLHGGAAQDIVISSNTDFDSNLLALNSILAEWQSSSSIATRVTNLRNGGGLNGSIRLIADVTVHNDVVPDAIYGGAGPNWLWGQPAEFKDRTASDYTDVPINNAPVLSGGTDVVFTINRGAIAVDPSIVVTDLDNLTLKSATVKITKNYVASEDTLNFSASIDTGNITGSFNATTGVLTLISADGTATVGQFQAALRSVTYSNVKASPSTLARSIETQAYDGIAYSITMINSITFNHAPTLSGTSTLTYTTNQGAAVINSVITVNDIDTPNRLAFATVRLTTNFIVAQDGLSFVSNPATTGDIVGSYNATTGVLTLTSAGSLPATVAQYQAALRQVFYTNSSKAPFKQPRAVVFQVSDGNALSDPLTSAIQFN; translated from the coding sequence ATGACTGAACTGCAAATTGAGGACATTATCCAAATGGGTATTCTTGGCCTGTTTCGCGAATGGCAGAAATCCGGATTGACCAGCGTTCGTCCCCGCAGTCGAAAAAGCGTCATTCGAACCGAAGTTCTGGAATTTCGCCGTATGTTGTCCCCGATGCTGACGGGCACGACGCTGCAGGTCGACGGAACAGGTGCGGCGGACGTCATTTCCGTTCTACAGGACTCCAATGGCGTCAAGGTGACCATCAACAACGTCGAGACCAGCTATGGGTCGTCGACGCAGATTGACGCGATCAACATCAGCAGCCTGGGTGGCGACGATCAAATCACGATCGCCAGTATCTTCTCGACAACCCAGGTTTCGGTTGACGGTGGCACGGGGAACAACACCCTGATTTCTGACGTCCAGGCGAATACCTGGTCGATCACCGGGCCCAATTCGGGAACACTCACGCGTGACAACGTCGCGAACGTCAGCTTTTCGAATATTCAAAACCTGACCGGGGGTAGCTTTGACGACAACTTCAACTTCTACGCGAGTGGATATGTTGAAGGAATCATTGATGGCGGCAACGGGATCAATACGCTGGATTACTCCAACCTCAATTCGGGAGCGACCGTCAATCTCGCGAACAGTACCGCGACCAATATTGGCGGCGGATTTGTGAATATTTCAATCACAGATTTCCACGGAAGTCAGGATTTCACGGACACGCTGATCGGCCTCAATTCGTCGAACACCTGGAATATCGATGGCGTGAACTCGGGCAATATCAACAACCAGTTCTACTTCACCGGCGTGGAAAACCTGGTGGGTGGATCTGGCGATGACAGTTTCGTCTTCAGCGACGGTGGCGTGGTCCAGGGCAATATCACGGGTGGATTGGGAGCGAATACCCTTGATTATTCGAATCGTACGGACGCGATTCAAATCAACCGGCTCTTGAATTCTTCGACGGCCATTGGCGGATCGTTCGATCAGATCAATCAGGTGATTGGCGGCAGCAATTCGTCCAACACCTTCATTGGCGATGATTACAGTAATACCTGGAATCTGAACGATCCAAGCGGCAACGCCGGGACGGTTGTCAGCACGTTGACGACGATACAGTTCCAAGGATTCCAGAATTTGTACGGTGGCGCAAGCACGGACATCTTCAAATTCAGTGACGGTGCGTTTGTCTCGGGGGTGATTAGCGGCGGTGCGGGAACGAACACGATCGACTATTCGGCTCGTACCGATACGGTTGACGTGAATCTTCAAACTCAGACGGCAACTGGTGTCGGAGCATCCTTCACGGGCTTTCAGACGTTCATCGGGAACCTGGGGGCGTCTTCGTCGATCACCGGCGCCAATGTCGCGAACACCTGGGACATCACCAAGGGAAATGAAGGAACCGTCGGTGCGGTCGGATTCAAAGGCTTCATGAATGTCCGCGGTGGTACGGGCAACGATACGTATGTTATCGGTGCAACCGGATTTCTGAGCGGAACGGTGACCGATACGACGGGGACCAACACCCTGAATTATTCGTTGCGCGAAATGGGAATCGTCGCCAACCTGCAGACGAAAAAGATTACAGCGGTTGGCGGTGGATTCACGGGAATCAATGTGATCGTCGGTAGTGTTCTGGGAACCGATCAGTTGACCGGCGCCGATCTTGACAATGTTTGGACCATCAGTGGTTCAGACGCAGGCAATGTCACGAACTCGGCAGGAACGGTCAGCTTCATCGGGATCGAGAATTTGGTCGGTGGCACGCAGGCCGACGTCTTCAAATTGGGCAATGCATCAGCGGTGACTGGGGTCGTTAAGGGCGGTGGCGGAACCAACACCCTCGACTATGGGACACGTACAACCGGCGTCGTCATCGACCGTCAGGCCAGCTCGGCGACGGCGATTGGTGGGGGCTTCGTCGCGATCCAGCAGGTCATCGGCAGCAGTTCAGCTGCTGATTATCTATTTGGTTCGAACATCAACAATCTCTGGACGATCAACGGACCGAATGCTGGCAACATTAATGGCTCATTCTTCTACAGCGGGATCGAGAATCTCGTTGGTGGGACATTAGACGACAAATTCACAATTATGGCACCGGGGGTTGGCGTGCCTGGGGCGTTCCAATCTGGAACGATCGATGGTCAAGGCGGGAATAACACTCTTGACTATTCGCAGCGTGGAGTTGGAGTCCTTGTGAACCTGCAAACGTCGCTGGCAACCGCAGTCGGTGGTGGGATTGCGTCGATCCAGAACTTGGTTGGCAGTTCCACGCCGGATGATTTGTTGATTGGAAAGAACACGGCCAGCACCTGGAATATCACGAGTGGCGATTCCGGGAAGGTCAATGGACTGAACTTTACTGGATTCGAAACGCTGACGGGCGGAACATCGACCGACAATTTCGTATTTGGTGCGGTGGGATTTGTGCGCGGTTCAGTCAACGGTGGTGCAGGCGTGAACACGCTTGACTATTCAAATCGCACGTCGGGTGTCGTCACGAACCTGCAGACGAATTCGTCCACGGCAATTGGGAAGGCATTCAGTGGTGTCAGCGTCTTGATTGGGGCCACTGCCGCGTCGAAGGACAACGTCCTGACCGGGAATGATTACAACAACAACTGGAATATCACGGGTGCCAACACGGGGACTGTGACGAATCCGTACACGACGACAACGTTCACGAACTACGGAACCTTGAATGGTGGTGCGCTGAATGACAACTTCAAGTTCCAAAACGCCGGCTCAATCCAAGGTTCGCTGACAGGACGCAGTGGCGTCAACGTGATCGACTATTCCGCGCGAACCGATCAAGTCTCCTTGAATCTGCAGGCGAACACCGCGTCGGCCGTTGGGGGAGTCGCTTCGTCGATTCAGGGACTCGTTGGGACGGCGTCTTTCAACACGACCCTGGTCGGATCGAATATGACGAACACTTGGTCCGTCACGGGAAAGAACACCGGAACGCTCAACAGCAATTTCTCCTTCACGAACGTCGGCAATTTGGTCGGCGGCACGGGTGTGGACATCTTCAGTCTGGCTTCGGCTGGCTCCATCACCGGCCAGGTGAAGGGCGGTCCATCGCTGAATGGAGACTGGATTGACTATTCGTCGCGAGCCACCGCTGTGAATGCGAATCTGACAACGGGAGTCGTGGATGGCATTAATACGATTGTGAATATTCAGAACGTTCACGGCGGAAGCGGTGCCAATACTCTCGTTGGCGGATCCGCAGGTAGTGTGCTTGTGGGGGGGGATGCGGCCGACACGCTGACAGCGGGCATCGGGCGGAGTTTGCTGATTGGCGGTCGTGGTTCCGATGTACTTCATGGTGGTGCGGCCCAGGACATCGTAATTTCCAGCAATACCGATTTCGATTCGAACTTGCTGGCTCTGAACTCGATCCTGGCCGAATGGCAGTCTTCCAGCTCCATTGCAACGCGTGTTACCAATCTTCGTAACGGAGGTGGATTGAATGGCTCAATTCGATTGATCGCCGATGTGACGGTGCACAACGACGTGGTTCCGGATGCGATTTACGGAGGGGCAGGCCCGAACTGGCTCTGGGGCCAACCTGCCGAATTCAAGGATCGAACGGCAAGTGACTACACTGATGTCCCGATCAACAACGCTCCTGTACTGTCCGGCGGAACCGATGTCGTCTTTACGATTAACCGGGGGGCGATCGCCGTCGATCCAAGCATTGTGGTGACGGATCTCGACAATCTCACTTTGAAGTCGGCCACAGTGAAAATCACGAAGAACTACGTTGCGAGCGAAGACACACTCAACTTCTCGGCATCCATTGACACAGGCAACATTACCGGAAGTTTCAATGCGACGACAGGTGTGCTGACGTTGATCTCGGCAGATGGGACTGCGACAGTTGGGCAGTTCCAGGCGGCGCTTCGCAGTGTCACCTACTCGAATGTGAAGGCCTCACCGTCGACATTGGCACGCTCGATCGAGACGCAGGCCTACGACGGGATCGCCTACAGCATAACGATGATCAATAGCATCACCTTTAATCACGCCCCGACGTTGTCTGGAACGAGTACGCTCACCTACACAACGAATCAGGGGGCTGCGGTGATCAATTCGGTGATCACGGTCAACGACATTGACACCCCGAATCGCCTGGCCTTCGCGACGGTACGGTTGACGACGAACTTTATCGTCGCTCAAGATGGCCTGAGCTTCGTTTCGAACCCCGCAACCACCGGAGATATCGTTGGCAGTTACAATGCCACGACCGGTGTTTTGACGCTGACCTCCGCTGGCAGCTTGCCTGCGACCGTTGCTCAGTATCAAGCCGCATTGCGTCAGGTGTTCTACACGAACTCCAGTAAAGCACCTTTCAAACAGCCACGTGCAGTGGTCTTCCAAGTTTCTGACGGCAACGCATTGAGCGATCCGCTGACCAGCGCGATCCAGTTCAATTGA
- a CDS encoding acyl-CoA desaturase — MSTISPKRSTQDKHKKHRAPVEVANAGPSTQASPDRPAPVWEPWLPNRLRWDNIDWVVVAWMSAMHIGALAAPFFFTWQALATCFVLHWFTASIGICLGYHRFLSHKSFKLQSPARLMAIFAGVLSGEGSPIVWAATHRLHHQRSDQEGDPHSPLITAVWSHLSWLFIRRKEEERQALFRKYTPDLIVDPMLQFFEKTYFLWLVASGVALYVIGAMTGIGGMSMLLWGMCMRMVLVYHGTWFVNSATHLWGYRNYDARDESRNLWWVAIWAYGEGWHNNHHAHPHVAPAGHRWWELDPTWWAIKTLRLFGLAYDVDDRIPTTREPAKAEA; from the coding sequence ATGTCAACCATCTCCCCGAAGCGATCAACGCAGGACAAACATAAGAAGCACCGTGCGCCCGTTGAAGTGGCGAATGCGGGTCCTTCGACACAGGCTTCGCCTGACCGCCCCGCACCCGTTTGGGAACCTTGGTTGCCAAACCGACTTCGCTGGGACAATATTGACTGGGTTGTTGTGGCTTGGATGTCGGCCATGCACATCGGCGCGCTGGCAGCCCCCTTCTTTTTCACATGGCAAGCCCTAGCCACCTGCTTTGTTCTGCATTGGTTTACCGCCAGCATCGGAATTTGCCTGGGTTACCACCGTTTTCTCTCGCACAAGTCGTTTAAGCTTCAAAGCCCTGCCCGCCTGATGGCCATTTTCGCAGGGGTCCTTTCTGGTGAAGGGTCTCCCATCGTCTGGGCTGCGACACATCGATTGCATCATCAACGGTCAGACCAAGAAGGCGATCCGCATTCGCCACTCATTACAGCCGTCTGGTCGCACCTATCCTGGTTGTTTATTCGCCGGAAGGAAGAAGAACGGCAGGCGTTGTTCAGAAAATATACACCGGATCTGATCGTTGATCCGATGCTGCAATTCTTCGAAAAGACCTACTTTTTGTGGCTGGTCGCCTCGGGTGTTGCACTTTATGTCATCGGTGCCATGACAGGTATTGGCGGCATGTCGATGCTTCTGTGGGGCATGTGCATGCGAATGGTTCTGGTCTATCACGGCACTTGGTTTGTGAATTCGGCGACGCACCTGTGGGGCTATCGGAACTACGACGCACGCGACGAAAGTCGCAATCTGTGGTGGGTTGCGATCTGGGCTTACGGCGAAGGTTGGCACAACAACCACCACGCACACCCCCATGTGGCCCCTGCCGGCCATCGGTGGTGGGAACTTGACCCCACTTGGTGGGCGATCAAGACCCTTAGGTTGTTTGGATTGGCCTACGATGTCGATGATCGTATTCCGACAACGCGGGAGCCAGCCAAGGCGGAAGCCTGA
- a CDS encoding prephenate dehydrogenase, whose amino-acid sequence MSEPPFTPPPPTRPFEPTVVIVGVGLIGGSLAAALKARSVARTVIGVGRDIARIGAAREAGLIDEATTDIRTVVDRADLIVFCTPVDRVPIDVLQLASTQNGDLIANGPGLPLMTDVGSVKGPICNELASVSRFIGSHPIAGSHRQGFEAADANLFEGRTCVITPIPTSNESSIDRLERFWRAVGMTTVRMSPAAHDDSLAMTSHLPHVVAAALAATLSEENRRLTGSGFRDTTRVAEGDPKLWTGILMQNSEFVVQGIDRIIQQLSAYRAALESHEPVAVQKLLLEGQFSRAMLDRIQRGID is encoded by the coding sequence ATGTCCGAGCCCCCGTTTACACCACCGCCGCCGACCAGACCGTTCGAGCCCACCGTCGTGATTGTCGGAGTTGGCTTGATCGGCGGATCGCTCGCGGCAGCTTTGAAAGCACGTTCCGTCGCCCGCACCGTTATCGGTGTCGGACGCGACATCGCGCGAATCGGGGCCGCACGTGAAGCCGGATTGATTGACGAAGCGACGACAGACATTCGGACCGTCGTCGATCGCGCTGATCTAATCGTCTTCTGTACCCCCGTTGATCGCGTCCCCATTGACGTCCTTCAGTTGGCTTCCACACAGAACGGAGACTTGATTGCCAACGGACCTGGCCTTCCCTTAATGACGGACGTGGGGAGCGTCAAAGGTCCGATTTGCAATGAACTGGCGAGTGTCTCCAGATTTATTGGGTCTCACCCCATCGCTGGATCGCATCGACAGGGGTTTGAAGCGGCAGACGCAAACCTATTCGAGGGGCGAACCTGCGTCATTACTCCCATACCAACTTCGAATGAATCGTCGATTGATCGACTTGAACGATTTTGGCGCGCGGTCGGGATGACGACAGTTCGAATGTCTCCTGCGGCACATGATGACTCCTTGGCAATGACCAGTCATCTGCCTCATGTCGTCGCGGCGGCCCTTGCAGCCACGCTTTCGGAAGAGAATCGCCGGCTGACGGGCAGCGGATTCCGCGATACGACTCGCGTCGCCGAGGGCGATCCAAAACTGTGGACGGGAATCCTGATGCAGAATTCGGAATTCGTTGTTCAGGGGATCGATCGTATCATCCAGCAGCTTTCCGCGTATCGAGCCGCACTTGAATCGCATGAACCTGTGGCAGTTCAAAAGCTCTTGTTGGAGGGGCAATTCTCCCGGGCGATGCTCGATCGAATCCAGCGGGGAATTGACTAG
- the purL gene encoding phosphoribosylformylglycinamidine synthase subunit PurL translates to MLWEVEICPTANEIDREGLRIAQEARALGAATIRNVRSARSFLLQGPSLTDADVRRAAATLLVDPVAETFSVTQISKSARPSTEGPQLNVLFKPGVTDNVAFSTKKALLDLKFSIEAVATVRRYWFEASASPVELERLSKRVLANDAIERVVVGPLAMEGIGAGSEYKFERRTVAIRSMNDDELMSLSKHGQLYLSLAEMRTIQQHWVENQHDPSDIELETVAQTWSEHCSHKTLKGRIRYRDERGERLFENLLKETVFGATVEIRRQLGADDWCVSVFKDNAGVVTFDEKQHVCFKVETHNHPSAIEPYGGANTGIGGVIRDPLGTGLGARPILNTDVFCFASPETPVESLPPGVLHPKLVMKGVVSGVRDYGNRMGIPTVNGAVFFDERYLGNPLVYCGTAAMIPVDKVEKQVEVGDLIVAVGGRTGRDGIHGATFSSAELTEESETVSGGAVQIGNAVVEKMVADVVLQARDLGLYHAITDCGAGGFSSAVGEMGEEIGAVVWLEKCPLKYAGLSYTEIWISEAQERMVLAVPPDNWEQFHFLCAAEGVEASVIGQFGNEGRLKLTYEGETVGDVAMSFLHEGRPQVVREAVYTPVADAPLMGQSPTTGQVNYDSVLRQILGSLNVCSKEWIIRQYDHEVQSGSVIKPLVGLACDGPSDAAVVRPDLTSNRGVVVSNGMNPYYGDFDPYWMAAAAIDEAVRNCVAVGADPRRIAILDNFCWGNTERPETLGSLVRAALGCRDVAIAFGTPFISGKDSLNNEFSYVDSTSGEKRTVTIPSSLLISAIGQVADVRHCVTMDLKQAGNHLYLVGETRDEMGGSHYALVNQLKGGRVPRVDLQLAPRIFHAMHEVISTGLVRSTHDLSEGGLATSAAEMAFAGGLGVDLDLTECAKLAGLSDPALVLFSESPTRFLVEVEPASVPNFEAAFEGLPLAKVGVVTHSNRVHATLNGQPVLGSACSELKAAWSRPLAWD, encoded by the coding sequence ATGCTCTGGGAAGTTGAAATCTGTCCGACTGCCAACGAAATCGACCGCGAAGGATTGCGGATTGCACAAGAAGCCCGCGCGTTGGGAGCGGCAACGATTCGTAATGTGCGCAGCGCACGGTCATTCCTGTTGCAGGGGCCCAGTTTGACCGACGCCGATGTCCGCCGTGCGGCCGCGACGTTGCTGGTCGATCCCGTCGCCGAGACCTTTTCGGTTACGCAAATCTCCAAGTCGGCGCGTCCGTCCACCGAAGGACCACAACTGAATGTGTTGTTCAAGCCGGGCGTGACAGACAATGTCGCGTTCAGCACGAAGAAGGCGCTACTCGATCTAAAGTTTTCGATTGAGGCGGTCGCCACAGTGCGCCGCTACTGGTTCGAAGCAAGTGCCTCGCCAGTCGAGTTGGAACGACTCTCCAAACGCGTGCTTGCCAACGACGCCATCGAACGCGTCGTCGTTGGTCCACTGGCAATGGAAGGAATCGGAGCCGGTTCGGAATACAAATTCGAACGACGAACAGTTGCCATTCGCTCAATGAACGACGACGAACTGATGTCGCTTAGCAAGCATGGGCAACTTTACCTTAGCCTGGCGGAAATGCGCACGATTCAACAACACTGGGTTGAGAATCAACATGATCCGTCCGATATCGAGCTGGAAACGGTCGCACAAACCTGGAGCGAACACTGCTCGCACAAGACGCTTAAAGGACGAATCCGCTATCGCGACGAGCGCGGCGAACGGCTCTTCGAAAACCTGCTGAAAGAAACCGTATTTGGTGCCACCGTCGAAATCCGACGTCAACTCGGCGCAGACGACTGGTGTGTCAGCGTGTTCAAGGACAACGCGGGGGTCGTCACGTTTGACGAAAAGCAGCACGTCTGCTTTAAAGTCGAAACTCACAACCACCCCTCGGCGATTGAGCCATACGGCGGTGCGAATACAGGGATCGGCGGAGTCATTCGCGATCCGCTCGGAACAGGTCTGGGTGCGCGGCCCATTCTCAACACCGACGTCTTCTGTTTCGCTTCGCCCGAAACACCTGTGGAATCGCTGCCCCCAGGCGTATTGCATCCAAAACTTGTCATGAAAGGCGTTGTTTCGGGTGTCCGCGATTATGGAAATCGGATGGGAATTCCCACCGTCAACGGCGCGGTGTTCTTCGATGAACGCTATCTCGGAAATCCCCTGGTCTACTGTGGCACTGCCGCGATGATCCCCGTCGACAAAGTGGAAAAACAAGTCGAGGTCGGAGACTTGATTGTGGCTGTCGGCGGTCGAACCGGTCGCGACGGGATTCACGGCGCGACGTTCTCATCCGCGGAATTGACCGAAGAAAGTGAAACCGTCTCGGGCGGTGCCGTGCAGATTGGAAATGCCGTCGTTGAAAAGATGGTCGCCGATGTGGTCCTTCAAGCCCGCGATTTGGGACTCTATCACGCCATCACCGACTGCGGCGCAGGTGGATTCAGTTCCGCTGTGGGTGAAATGGGCGAAGAGATCGGTGCCGTCGTCTGGCTGGAGAAATGTCCGCTCAAGTATGCTGGCCTGTCGTATACCGAAATCTGGATCAGCGAGGCCCAAGAGCGAATGGTGCTTGCCGTCCCTCCCGACAATTGGGAACAATTCCATTTCCTGTGCGCGGCCGAAGGCGTTGAAGCGTCTGTCATCGGACAATTCGGCAACGAAGGGCGCCTGAAACTGACGTATGAGGGCGAAACCGTCGGTGATGTGGCGATGAGTTTCCTGCACGAAGGACGGCCTCAAGTGGTCCGGGAAGCGGTTTACACTCCCGTCGCCGATGCACCACTCATGGGTCAATCGCCAACAACAGGCCAAGTCAACTATGATTCAGTGTTGCGGCAGATTCTCGGTTCGCTGAATGTTTGCAGCAAAGAATGGATCATCCGGCAGTACGATCACGAAGTGCAGTCGGGATCGGTCATCAAGCCGCTGGTCGGCCTTGCTTGCGACGGCCCTTCCGATGCGGCTGTCGTTCGACCGGATCTCACCTCAAACCGAGGTGTCGTCGTTTCGAACGGAATGAATCCTTACTACGGCGACTTCGACCCATACTGGATGGCCGCCGCGGCAATTGACGAAGCCGTGAGAAACTGTGTCGCGGTTGGAGCCGATCCGCGCCGAATTGCGATCCTCGATAACTTCTGCTGGGGAAACACCGAGCGACCAGAAACTCTGGGATCGCTCGTACGCGCCGCCTTGGGATGTCGTGATGTTGCAATCGCCTTCGGCACGCCGTTCATCAGCGGCAAGGACAGCCTGAACAATGAGTTTTCCTACGTTGACTCCACGTCCGGAGAAAAACGGACGGTGACCATTCCGTCGTCACTCCTGATCAGCGCCATCGGGCAAGTTGCCGACGTCAGGCACTGCGTGACCATGGACCTGAAGCAGGCTGGCAACCATTTGTATCTTGTCGGCGAGACTCGGGATGAAATGGGTGGAAGCCACTATGCGTTGGTAAACCAACTCAAGGGTGGCCGAGTACCACGAGTGGATCTCCAATTGGCTCCCCGGATCTTCCATGCAATGCACGAAGTGATTTCCACCGGCCTGGTGCGAAGCACACACGATTTGAGTGAAGGTGGCCTGGCAACGTCCGCCGCGGAGATGGCGTTCGCGGGGGGATTGGGAGTCGATCTCGATCTAACCGAATGTGCGAAACTCGCCGGATTGTCAGATCCAGCCCTCGTCTTGTTCTCAGAAAGTCCCACCCGATTCCTCGTCGAAGTCGAACCCGCTTCAGTGCCGAACTTCGAAGCCGCCTTTGAAGGACTACCGCTGGCAAAGGTTGGGGTGGTGACACATTCGAATCGAGTTCACGCGACCCTGAACGGGCAACCCGTTCTCGGTTCGGCCTGTTCCGAGCTCAAAGCGGCTTGGAGTCGTCCATTGGCTTGGGATTGA